A stretch of Bacillus pseudomycoides DNA encodes these proteins:
- a CDS encoding GlsB/YeaQ/YmgE family stress response membrane protein, producing the protein MGWIITLIVGAIIGAIAGAITGKNFPAGMIGNIIAGLLGAWLGGKLFGAWGPVFGGIYVVPALLGAIVLVLIVSFVVKAARK; encoded by the coding sequence ATGGGATGGATTATCACATTAATAGTTGGTGCTATTATAGGTGCAATTGCAGGTGCTATAACAGGGAAAAATTTCCCTGCTGGCATGATTGGTAATATTATTGCCGGTTTATTAGGTGCTTGGTTAGGTGGTAAATTATTTGGAGCATGGGGACCAGTATTTGGCGGGATTTATGTAGTGCCAGCATTGTTAGGCGCAATTGTATTGGTTTTAATTGTATCGTTTGTAGTAAAAGCTGCACGTAAATAG
- a CDS encoding MFS transporter, whose amino-acid sequence MKNFSIPIQVILISSFFMSFGYFAVYAFLAIYLSSFLHFSAMQVGTILTIMIITSRIIPLFSGIITDKFGYTIMMISGLLLRGIGFICLGLFSEFHTISISASLVGIGTAFYEPAARAVFGSQPANLRKNLFTYLNLAFNSGAIIGPIAGSLLLIWNPLYPFILTGFLMLLFAIIFYLLRSHFQVSTENVQLLSGLKAVFGNKQFLSFSFIMIFFYIMFTQLTVALPLHMTNISHSATLGGLVVTVNAITGVLFMIIFRKMFHKYNTLSIVKYGVLFMGLSFLLIPLFPHPYWLFGCVILFTIGETLVLPNADITIANYSHESYTATYFGVYQLSLAIGFIIGNYTGTWFTSQLQGTYAHWIILGILGVTGFILLHILKTMEQKQEKEIMNTRL is encoded by the coding sequence ATGAAAAACTTTTCAATACCGATACAGGTTATACTCATCTCTTCATTTTTCATGTCATTTGGCTATTTTGCTGTATATGCTTTTCTCGCTATCTATTTATCAAGCTTTTTACACTTCTCTGCGATGCAAGTAGGAACCATTTTAACGATTATGATAATTACTTCACGGATTATCCCTTTATTTTCTGGTATCATTACCGATAAATTTGGATACACGATTATGATGATATCCGGCTTATTATTAAGAGGCATTGGTTTTATTTGTTTAGGATTATTCTCAGAGTTTCATACGATTTCCATTTCCGCTTCTCTAGTTGGGATTGGAACTGCATTTTATGAACCAGCAGCTCGTGCTGTATTCGGCTCACAACCAGCTAATCTCCGCAAAAATTTATTTACATACTTAAACCTCGCTTTTAACAGCGGTGCGATTATTGGTCCAATTGCTGGTAGTCTATTACTCATATGGAATCCTTTATATCCATTTATACTTACTGGATTTCTCATGTTATTATTTGCTATCATTTTTTATCTTCTTAGATCTCACTTCCAAGTTTCTACTGAAAATGTTCAGCTCTTATCTGGATTAAAAGCTGTGTTTGGAAATAAGCAGTTTCTATCATTTTCATTTATTATGATTTTCTTTTACATTATGTTTACTCAACTTACTGTCGCCCTTCCGCTTCATATGACCAACATCAGTCATAGTGCAACACTAGGCGGGCTTGTGGTTACAGTAAACGCAATTACAGGTGTTTTGTTTATGATTATATTTCGAAAAATGTTTCACAAATACAACACACTTTCGATTGTAAAATACGGTGTGCTATTTATGGGACTTTCTTTCTTACTTATTCCTTTGTTTCCACATCCGTATTGGCTGTTTGGCTGCGTTATTTTATTTACAATTGGTGAAACACTTGTATTACCTAATGCTGACATTACAATCGCAAATTATAGCCATGAATCTTACACGGCTACATATTTTGGAGTGTATCAACTCTCACTCGCTATTGGATTTATAATTGGAAATTATACGGGAACATGGTTTACATCGCAGTTGCAAGGGACATATGCGCATTGGATAATTTTAGGTATACTAGGTGTTACAGGTTTTATTTTGCTTCATATATTAAAAACTATGGAGCAAAAACAAGAGAAAGAAATTATGAATACAAGATTATAA
- a CDS encoding bifunctional 2-polyprenyl-6-hydroxyphenol methylase/3-demethylubiquinol 3-O-methyltransferase UbiG: protein MEQTKMLEVNKKCWDVVAPYFFRVDSLPKYGPYTVSEDEIHLFDTIKNKNVLDIGCGSGHSLEYMAKHGAKELWGVDLSTTQIDTAKQTLKERNPHLICAAMEDETDIPKEHFDIVYSIYALGWTSDLAKTLQLIHSYLKKGGSFVFSWEHPIYSNLKYGTPDIILESSYHEEVPITFQTFKGEDVQAMLYKRKLSTYINELIKAGFAIERIVEGEPSSDFDEQAAEPSVKYYSLYKARMLPTTLIVKARK, encoded by the coding sequence ATGGAACAAACAAAAATGCTAGAAGTTAATAAAAAGTGTTGGGATGTAGTAGCACCTTACTTTTTTCGAGTAGATTCTTTGCCAAAGTACGGTCCGTATACGGTTTCTGAAGATGAGATTCATTTATTTGATACGATTAAGAATAAGAATGTTCTTGATATAGGCTGTGGCAGCGGGCATTCTTTAGAATACATGGCGAAGCACGGAGCGAAAGAATTATGGGGAGTGGATCTTTCGACAACGCAAATTGATACAGCGAAGCAGACATTAAAAGAGCGGAATCCACACTTGATATGTGCTGCGATGGAGGATGAAACAGATATTCCAAAAGAACATTTTGATATTGTATATTCTATTTATGCATTAGGGTGGACATCTGATTTAGCAAAAACATTGCAGCTTATTCATTCTTATTTAAAAAAAGGAGGAAGCTTTGTTTTTAGTTGGGAGCATCCGATTTATTCAAATTTGAAGTATGGAACGCCGGACATTATTTTGGAATCTTCATATCATGAAGAGGTACCTATTACATTTCAAACATTTAAAGGCGAAGATGTACAAGCTATGTTATATAAAAGAAAATTGAGTACATACATAAATGAACTTATTAAGGCTGGATTTGCAATTGAAAGAATAGTAGAGGGTGAGCCATCAAGTGATTTTGATGAACAAGCAGCTGAACCGTCTGTGAAATATTATTCGTTATATAAAGCGAGAATGTTGCCAACAACTTTAATTGTGAAAGCAAGAAAATAA
- a CDS encoding tryptophan--tRNA ligase, with product MSEKIMLTGIKPTGHPHLGNYIGAIKPALNMSKKQEGKALYFIADYHALNAVQDPKLFCDYTKEVAATWLSLGLGEEVIFYRQTEVPEILELAWILACLTPKGLMNRAHAYKAKVEQNKEAGIDIDTSVNMGLYTYPILMAADILLFQSSHVPVGKDQIQHIEIARDIATYFNHTFGETFTLPEYVVQEEGAILPGLDGRKMSKSYGNVIPLFVEPEKLKKLIFKIKTDSSLPHEPKEPETLFMIYKEFATEEEIQNMQERYREGIGWGEVKKELFYVVNRELEEPREKYERYMNEPHLLYEALEKGAKRAREIAKVNVAEIKKRIGYERER from the coding sequence ATGAGTGAAAAAATAATGTTAACAGGGATTAAGCCAACTGGACACCCACATTTAGGAAATTACATTGGAGCGATTAAACCTGCATTAAACATGTCTAAAAAGCAAGAAGGAAAAGCACTGTATTTTATAGCGGATTATCATGCGTTAAACGCCGTGCAAGATCCTAAGCTATTTTGTGATTATACAAAAGAGGTAGCGGCAACGTGGTTATCGTTAGGACTTGGAGAAGAAGTTATTTTTTACCGACAAACTGAAGTTCCGGAAATTTTAGAATTAGCATGGATTTTAGCTTGTCTGACCCCAAAAGGCTTGATGAATCGGGCCCATGCGTATAAAGCTAAAGTAGAACAAAATAAAGAGGCAGGCATTGATATCGATACTAGTGTCAATATGGGATTATATACGTATCCCATTTTAATGGCGGCAGATATATTGTTGTTTCAGTCGAGCCATGTACCTGTTGGAAAAGATCAAATTCAACATATTGAAATTGCTCGGGATATTGCGACGTATTTTAATCATACTTTCGGAGAGACATTTACACTTCCTGAGTATGTAGTGCAAGAAGAGGGAGCCATTTTACCTGGTCTTGATGGGCGAAAAATGAGTAAAAGTTATGGGAATGTGATTCCGCTATTTGTAGAACCTGAAAAGCTCAAAAAGTTAATCTTTAAAATTAAAACGGATTCTTCATTGCCTCATGAACCGAAAGAACCTGAGACGTTATTTATGATATATAAAGAATTTGCAACAGAGGAAGAAATACAAAATATGCAAGAGCGATATAGAGAAGGGATTGGATGGGGGGAAGTAAAAAAAGAGCTATTTTACGTTGTAAACCGTGAATTAGAAGAACCACGAGAGAAGTATGAGAGATATATGAATGAGCCGCATTTATTGTATGAGGCTTTAGAAAAAGGTGCGAAGCGTGCGAGAGAAATCGCGAAGGTGAATGTAGCTGAAATTAAAAAGAGGATTGGATATGAGAGGGAACGATAA
- a CDS encoding CGNR zinc finger domain-containing protein, whose protein sequence is MDLSHDQEAPGQLEIVRDFLNTWRIPNDTRKQEDELTTIDDVLQFMRNHFDEEFSFDTLDELKQFRDDIRFVVEEQESLKKWFERYPFRACVTENMDSITYEPIGERNLYTMVLQIILIAIDQKSWNRLKACPDCRWVFYDHSRNGSKRWCGMYAGSKEGRACGTIAKVKNYRAKRKGRSGYNA, encoded by the coding sequence ATTGATTTGAGTCATGACCAAGAGGCACCGGGACAATTAGAAATTGTAAGAGATTTTTTAAATACATGGAGAATTCCCAATGACACAAGAAAGCAGGAAGATGAGCTTACTACGATAGATGATGTACTTCAATTTATGAGAAATCATTTTGATGAGGAATTTTCTTTTGATACGTTGGATGAGCTGAAGCAATTTAGAGATGACATTCGTTTTGTGGTCGAGGAGCAAGAATCACTAAAAAAATGGTTTGAAAGGTATCCGTTTCGAGCGTGTGTGACAGAAAACATGGACTCTATTACATATGAACCAATTGGAGAACGAAATTTATATACAATGGTTTTACAAATTATTTTAATTGCTATTGATCAAAAGAGCTGGAATCGGTTAAAGGCATGTCCGGATTGTCGCTGGGTCTTTTATGATCATTCTCGTAACGGAAGTAAGCGCTGGTGCGGGATGTATGCTGGAAGTAAAGAAGGGAGGGCGTGTGGTACGATTGCGAAAGTGAAAAATTATCGTGCAAAGAGAAAAGGGAGATCTGGCTATAATGCTTAA
- a CDS encoding DUF2179 domain-containing protein, which translates to MLQALLIFVLQIIYVPVLTIRTILLVKNQTRSAAGVGLLEGAIYIVSLGIVFQDLSNWMNIVAYVIGFSAGLLLGGYIENKLAIGYITYQVSLLDRCNELVDELRHAGFGVTVFEGEGINSIRYRLDIVAKRSREKELLEIINRIAPKAFMSSYEIRSFKGGYLTKAMKKRALMKKKDHAS; encoded by the coding sequence ATGTTACAAGCGCTACTGATTTTTGTACTTCAAATTATTTATGTTCCCGTTTTGACAATCCGGACGATTTTGCTTGTAAAGAACCAAACAAGATCCGCTGCTGGTGTCGGATTATTAGAAGGTGCAATCTATATTGTGAGTTTAGGAATTGTGTTTCAAGATTTATCAAATTGGATGAATATTGTAGCCTATGTCATTGGCTTTAGTGCCGGACTTTTATTAGGTGGTTATATAGAAAATAAATTGGCAATTGGGTATATTACATACCAAGTTAGTTTACTAGACCGTTGTAATGAGTTGGTAGATGAATTAAGACATGCTGGGTTTGGTGTTACTGTATTTGAAGGAGAAGGGATTAATTCTATCCGTTATCGTTTAGACATCGTTGCGAAGCGCTCTCGTGAGAAAGAGCTTTTGGAAATTATTAATCGAATTGCACCGAAAGCGTTTATGTCTTCTTATGAGATTCGTTCTTTCAAAGGTGGTTACTTGACAAAAGCGATGAAAAAACGAGCATTAATGAAGAAGAAAGATCATGCATCATAA
- a CDS encoding malate:quinone oxidoreductase → MSNMQKKTDIILIGAGVMSATLGSLLKELAPEWEIKVFEKLADAGEESSNEWNNAGTGHAALCELNYTSEKSDGSIEISKAIKINEQFQLSRQFWSYLVNSNLIRNPQDFIMPIPHMSLVQGEKNVTFLKKRFEALSNNPLFQGMEFSDDPEKLKEWIPLIMEGRTSNEAIAATKINCGTDVNFGALTRMLFDHLQSKNVEINYKHSVQDIKRTSDGSWEVKVHDIDSGKIEYHTAKFVFIGGGGGSLPLLQKTGIPESKHIGGFPVSGLFMVCNNPDVAEQHHAKVYGKAKVGAPPMSVPHLDTRYIDNKKTLLFGPFAGFSPKFLKTGSNFDLIGSVKPNNVFTMLAAGVKEMSLTKYLIQQVMLSSEKRMEELREFIPNAKSEDWDIVVAGQRVQVIKDTDAGGKGTLQFGTEVVSAADGSIAALLGASPGASTAVHVMLEVLEKCFPQHMKEWELKIKEMIPSYGVSLVENQKLFQEIHASTAETLGLSKKELAYS, encoded by the coding sequence ATGAGCAACATGCAGAAAAAAACAGACATTATCTTAATTGGTGCTGGAGTTATGAGTGCGACTTTGGGATCATTATTGAAAGAGTTAGCACCTGAATGGGAAATCAAGGTGTTTGAAAAACTGGCAGATGCAGGAGAAGAAAGCTCTAACGAATGGAATAATGCAGGTACAGGTCATGCTGCATTGTGCGAGCTTAACTATACATCCGAAAAATCTGACGGATCTATAGAGATTAGCAAAGCTATAAAAATTAATGAACAGTTTCAGCTTTCAAGACAATTTTGGTCTTATCTTGTAAACAGCAATCTGATTCGTAATCCGCAGGACTTTATCATGCCAATACCTCATATGAGTTTGGTACAAGGGGAAAAAAATGTTACGTTTTTGAAAAAACGTTTTGAAGCGCTTTCAAACAATCCGCTGTTTCAAGGGATGGAATTTTCCGATGACCCTGAAAAACTGAAGGAGTGGATTCCACTTATCATGGAAGGCCGTACGTCAAATGAGGCGATAGCGGCAACAAAAATCAACTGTGGGACGGATGTTAACTTTGGTGCTTTAACACGCATGTTGTTTGACCACTTGCAGAGTAAAAACGTCGAAATAAACTACAAGCATAGTGTCCAGGATATTAAACGTACGAGCGACGGCTCATGGGAAGTGAAAGTGCATGATATCGATAGTGGTAAAATCGAATACCATACTGCAAAATTCGTCTTTATCGGCGGTGGAGGCGGAAGTCTGCCTTTACTTCAAAAAACCGGTATTCCTGAGTCAAAACATATTGGAGGGTTCCCGGTAAGCGGACTATTTATGGTATGTAACAATCCAGATGTTGCAGAACAGCATCATGCAAAAGTATACGGTAAAGCTAAGGTTGGTGCTCCGCCAATGTCTGTTCCGCATCTTGATACAAGATATATCGATAACAAAAAAACTTTGCTGTTTGGACCATTTGCTGGCTTTTCACCAAAGTTCTTAAAAACGGGTTCAAATTTTGATTTAATAGGCTCTGTAAAACCAAACAATGTCTTTACTATGTTAGCGGCAGGCGTAAAAGAAATGTCATTGACAAAATACTTGATCCAGCAAGTTATGCTATCTAGTGAAAAGCGTATGGAAGAATTACGCGAATTTATTCCGAACGCAAAAAGTGAAGATTGGGATATAGTGGTAGCAGGTCAACGCGTGCAAGTGATTAAAGATACTGATGCCGGTGGTAAAGGAACACTTCAATTTGGTACAGAAGTTGTTAGTGCTGCTGACGGTTCAATCGCTGCCTTGCTCGGAGCTTCTCCAGGTGCTTCTACTGCCGTTCACGTTATGCTTGAAGTATTAGAAAAATGCTTCCCGCAACATATGAAAGAGTGGGAACTGAAAATAAAAGAAATGATTCCTTCTTATGGTGTATCACTAGTGGAAAACCAAAAATTGTTCCAAGAAATTCATGCTTCAACAGCAGAGACGCTTGGCCTAAGCAAAAAAGAATTGGCTTATAGTTAA
- a CDS encoding small multi-drug export protein yields the protein MLEWAQSADALWQYIVLFLLAFAPWMDVSIVVPLGIAWGLQPFAVGVAAFVGNLLLVLLLGFFFKQYAKWQTARKLKKGITTPSKKETRSRRIWERYGIPGLALLAPILVGTDIAAVLALTFGSNRTHVISWMTVSLAVWTVIFTVASMYGLSFLNII from the coding sequence ATGTTAGAGTGGGCTCAAAGTGCAGATGCATTATGGCAATATATAGTTTTATTTCTATTAGCTTTTGCTCCATGGATGGATGTATCAATCGTTGTACCACTTGGTATCGCATGGGGATTACAACCATTTGCAGTAGGAGTGGCGGCATTTGTGGGGAATCTTCTCTTAGTTTTATTACTAGGCTTTTTCTTTAAGCAGTATGCAAAATGGCAAACAGCAAGAAAGTTAAAAAAAGGTATAACAACACCTTCTAAAAAAGAAACCAGATCAAGACGAATATGGGAACGATATGGTATTCCAGGTTTGGCTCTGTTAGCCCCAATTCTCGTAGGAACTGATATTGCAGCCGTATTAGCTTTAACATTTGGATCTAACCGGACACACGTCATAAGTTGGATGACGGTCAGTCTAGCAGTGTGGACAGTCATTTTTACAGTTGCTTCGATGTATGGGCTTAGCTTTTTAAATATTATTTAG
- a CDS encoding DUF2785 domain-containing protein, with the protein MDIVTLQQQLDLIQQNDYSQIQNIDLNELSSHMIGHIGTTDSYVRDQLIYKCFAHFIQNEYLSHDQLETLLTTCLSDDYLYQEITSPNTDGVFTRSYTTLLIGLIIQFDNSHSFLLQETVQEVKEKLITYMNLETDFRGYVQDKGWAHSVAHASDAFNELVHNPHITCSCYEEIAHCIINKIFIYSTVYHNNEDERIVTPLLSMLYYDFPRDLLFSIIYKKIKRLPQFRKRLSCHKYCILCANLKTFLRTLFFRSKTDPNFSSVANRAEKMLRELPKYC; encoded by the coding sequence TTGGATATCGTTACATTGCAACAACAACTGGATCTCATTCAACAAAATGACTATTCGCAGATCCAGAACATCGATCTAAATGAGTTAAGTTCTCATATGATTGGGCATATTGGAACGACTGATAGCTATGTGCGTGATCAATTAATATATAAATGCTTTGCACATTTTATTCAAAATGAATACCTATCCCATGATCAATTGGAGACTTTATTAACAACCTGTCTCAGTGATGATTACTTATATCAAGAAATTACCTCTCCAAATACTGATGGAGTTTTCACTCGTTCTTACACCACTTTATTAATCGGTTTAATTATACAGTTTGATAATTCTCATTCATTTTTATTACAAGAAACCGTACAAGAAGTAAAAGAAAAGCTTATTACATATATGAATCTTGAAACTGATTTCCGTGGCTATGTACAAGATAAAGGCTGGGCTCATAGCGTCGCCCATGCATCGGATGCCTTTAACGAACTCGTACACAATCCACATATTACCTGCTCCTGCTATGAAGAAATTGCTCATTGCATAATAAATAAAATTTTTATTTATTCTACCGTATATCATAATAATGAAGATGAACGAATTGTAACCCCCCTTCTATCTATGCTTTATTATGATTTTCCAAGAGATCTACTTTTTTCGATTATTTATAAAAAAATAAAACGGTTACCACAGTTTAGAAAAAGACTCTCTTGTCATAAATACTGTATACTATGTGCAAATTTAAAAACTTTTTTACGCACCTTATTTTTCAGATCGAAAACTGATCCCAACTTCTCTTCTGTAGCAAATCGAGCAGAAAAAATGTTGAGGGAATTACCAAAGTATTGTTAA
- a CDS encoding ATP synthase subunit I has translation MIEVALRVYKLQLYMIFSGLLLLWTITPFSKQVTGFGIGLAVSAYCLWLLARRVEKIGKSIVLKQRAPGLGILNRFAAAILGAIIMYEIEHEMEMWAFGTGILGGHFLMIANLAYANIQLAREEEEKRKKMAQDSK, from the coding sequence TTGATTGAAGTTGCGTTACGAGTATACAAACTACAGTTATATATGATTTTTAGTGGTTTACTACTTTTATGGACGATAACGCCTTTTTCAAAGCAAGTTACTGGATTTGGGATCGGATTAGCAGTCAGCGCATACTGCCTTTGGTTGCTAGCAAGACGAGTTGAAAAGATCGGGAAGAGCATTGTATTAAAACAACGCGCGCCAGGATTAGGTATTTTAAATCGTTTTGCAGCTGCTATATTGGGTGCAATCATTATGTATGAAATTGAACATGAAATGGAAATGTGGGCATTTGGTACCGGCATTTTAGGCGGGCACTTTTTAATGATTGCGAATTTAGCTTATGCGAATATACAGTTAGCAAGAGAAGAAGAGGAAAAAAGAAAAAAGATGGCACAGGATTCAAAATAA
- a CDS encoding NUDIX hydrolase, which yields MGYIEDMRKLVGNHPLILTGSHVIILNKQNEILLQLRTDFNMWDIIGGVLEYGETLEEAAKREVFEETGLVIKDLELFHTFSGPNLFQVYPNGDQVYGVMVVFVCCNYEGDLQCDPNESKELRFFPLHTLPHNIGAVPKMIIDQFQQAVAMKLQK from the coding sequence ATGGGATATATCGAAGACATGCGGAAACTCGTAGGGAATCACCCGCTTATACTAACTGGCTCACATGTGATTATTTTAAATAAACAAAATGAAATATTACTTCAGCTCCGCACTGATTTCAACATGTGGGATATTATTGGTGGTGTTCTTGAATATGGAGAAACATTAGAAGAAGCTGCAAAACGAGAAGTATTTGAAGAAACAGGGCTTGTCATAAAAGATTTAGAGCTCTTTCATACCTTTTCAGGACCAAACTTGTTTCAAGTATATCCAAATGGTGATCAAGTCTATGGTGTCATGGTTGTTTTTGTTTGCTGCAATTATGAAGGTGATTTGCAATGTGACCCTAATGAATCAAAAGAATTACGTTTTTTCCCATTGCATACACTCCCACATAATATTGGTGCTGTACCTAAAATGATTATTGATCAATTCCAGCAAGCAGTTGCAATGAAACTACAAAAATAA
- a CDS encoding helix-turn-helix transcriptional regulator yields MMLENRVRELRARFRWTQQDLADAIGVTRQTIGLIEKGDYSPSVTMALKIAAAFQVTVEDVFSLKGKE; encoded by the coding sequence ATGATGCTTGAAAACAGAGTTAGAGAATTACGGGCACGATTTAGGTGGACTCAACAAGACTTAGCCGATGCAATTGGAGTGACAAGACAGACAATCGGATTAATTGAAAAAGGTGATTATTCCCCATCTGTCACTATGGCGTTAAAAATAGCTGCTGCGTTTCAGGTTACCGTAGAAGATGTTTTCTCTTTAAAAGGAAAGGAATGA
- the tsaA gene encoding tRNA (N6-threonylcarbamoyladenosine(37)-N6)-methyltransferase TrmO, whose product MSNINMVTIGEVDSFIDEKVYSNWGDVISNFRIYPEYIEGLTGLDEYSHAIIIFYMNDFKEENDKSWIRKPRGLSDFDEKGCFAQRTKHRPNPLGITTVEILAIEDNVITVKGLDANDHTAILDIKPYIVEFDVRKNVTEKSFAAIAKLFSCLVILYV is encoded by the coding sequence ATGAGTAATATTAATATGGTGACAATTGGTGAGGTAGACTCTTTTATCGATGAAAAAGTATATAGCAATTGGGGGGATGTTATTTCTAATTTTCGGATATATCCAGAATATATTGAAGGGTTGACAGGCCTTGATGAATATTCTCATGCCATTATTATTTTTTATATGAATGATTTTAAGGAAGAAAACGATAAATCATGGATTAGAAAACCAAGAGGATTAAGTGACTTTGATGAAAAGGGATGTTTTGCGCAAAGGACCAAGCATCGTCCAAATCCACTTGGAATCACTACTGTTGAAATATTGGCAATTGAAGATAATGTTATTACAGTAAAAGGATTAGATGCGAATGATCACACAGCTATTTTAGATATAAAACCGTATATTGTTGAATTTGATGTAAGAAAAAATGTAACAGAAAAAAGCTTTGCAGCAATAGCAAAGCTCTTTTCATGTTTAGTCATACTGTACGTATAA
- a CDS encoding GNAT family N-acetyltransferase has product MICKLTPTSFDVASNILAIQIPAYEIEAKYINSAAIPRLYDTVEDIQNCNETFYGYIFENKLIGFISFINEGDFIDIHRLVVSPDYFNRGIATKLLFHLFNIFSNDAKYIVQTGKANKPALSLYKKHGFIVVNDIVLPDGIILTQLEKTEKNK; this is encoded by the coding sequence ATGATTTGTAAATTAACCCCTACGTCTTTTGATGTAGCCTCAAACATTTTAGCAATTCAAATTCCAGCTTACGAAATTGAAGCAAAGTACATTAACAGCGCAGCGATCCCACGTTTATATGATACTGTAGAAGATATTCAAAATTGCAATGAAACCTTTTATGGCTACATCTTTGAAAATAAACTAATAGGCTTTATTTCTTTTATAAATGAAGGAGATTTTATCGATATTCATCGATTAGTAGTGTCTCCAGATTACTTCAATAGAGGTATTGCAACAAAGTTACTCTTTCACTTATTCAACATATTTTCAAATGATGCGAAATATATTGTACAAACAGGTAAAGCAAACAAACCTGCCCTTTCTTTATATAAAAAGCACGGCTTTATTGTAGTAAACGATATTGTATTACCTGACGGGATCATCCTTACGCAATTAGAAAAGACAGAAAAAAACAAATAA
- a CDS encoding AI-2E family transporter, with amino-acid sequence MEKVNLRKRDKLKKFFKEQNYLAVLLGFALLFVNILLLTKISFVFTPFIVFLKTIFFPVLLAGVLFYILHPFVSLLERKGVSRIISIASIYILVMGLFVFLVVTVIPIIKDQINTLIDNLPYFGHEIERAARRFGESNIIGKIQESLNIDVGSIVKDSTMNFTNSLSSVTGNVTGFLSTLTEVVLTFVMVPFILFYLLKDGEQLPKYFLRFISEQRQPATKLILDDMHYAISSYIRGQFIVSLFIGIMLLIGYLIIGIKYAVLLAVLAMIVNVVPYVGPIIAITPALIIAFIDSPAMILKVIIVMMIVQLAEGKFISPQVMGKKLDIHPITIIFIILTAGNLFGIMGVILAIPGYAILKVLVTHGYRFIKLNT; translated from the coding sequence TTGGAGAAAGTAAATTTACGAAAAAGAGATAAACTGAAAAAGTTTTTTAAAGAACAAAATTATTTAGCGGTGCTACTTGGATTTGCCTTACTTTTTGTGAATATATTACTATTAACAAAAATTTCGTTTGTATTTACACCGTTCATTGTCTTTTTAAAAACAATCTTTTTTCCAGTGTTATTAGCTGGTGTACTATTTTATATTTTGCATCCATTTGTTTCGCTTTTAGAAAGAAAGGGTGTTTCGAGAATCATTTCAATTGCATCTATATACATACTTGTAATGGGATTGTTTGTTTTTCTTGTTGTAACGGTTATTCCGATTATTAAAGATCAAATCAATACATTAATAGATAACTTGCCATATTTCGGTCATGAAATTGAAAGGGCCGCACGTAGATTTGGAGAAAGTAATATAATTGGAAAGATTCAAGAGAGCTTAAATATTGATGTAGGCAGTATTGTAAAAGATTCTACAATGAATTTTACAAATTCGCTATCATCAGTGACAGGGAATGTAACTGGGTTCTTAAGTACACTTACAGAAGTCGTGCTTACATTTGTAATGGTGCCTTTTATATTATTCTATCTTTTAAAAGATGGAGAGCAATTACCGAAGTATTTTTTAAGGTTTATTTCAGAACAACGACAACCTGCTACTAAGCTTATATTAGATGATATGCACTATGCGATCAGTTCATATATTAGAGGGCAATTTATTGTTAGTTTGTTTATTGGGATTATGTTATTAATCGGTTATTTAATTATTGGAATTAAATATGCGGTCTTACTTGCTGTGTTAGCGATGATTGTAAACGTAGTACCGTATGTAGGCCCGATTATTGCGATTACACCAGCTTTAATTATTGCCTTTATTGATTCCCCAGCTATGATTTTAAAAGTTATTATTGTGATGATGATTGTACAATTGGCAGAAGGGAAGTTTATTTCACCGCAAGTCATGGGTAAAAAATTAGACATTCACCCAATTACGATTATCTTTATTATTTTAACAGCAGGGAATCTGTTTGGAATTATGGGAGTCATCTTAGCGATTCCAGGATATGCGATATTAAAAGTGCTTGTTACACATGGGTATAGATTTATTAAATTAAACACGTAA